One Desulfobulbus oligotrophicus DNA segment encodes these proteins:
- a CDS encoding iron-containing alcohol dehydrogenase, producing the protein MHISKFAIPEIIFGRGSLNYAGQCARSLGAKKAFVVSDEGIEEAGWLQHLLDVLDSEGVKWIYYSGVLSNPRDYQVEQGAEFYLKNDADVIIAIGGGSVLDTAKGVAIIASNGGKIKDYEGANRVPRPLPPMLLITTTAGNGSDISQFCIITDMERKVKMSIITRTLVPNISIVDPLILQTKTESLIVESAVDALAHAIEAYMSRIASPFTEMHSLKAIDLILDHLQPAVKSRSLDALEQLSIASVSASMAFSNAGLGAEHALAHSLGGHFDMRHGVVHPILLPSVMRFNLPFNTRKTAEIGKVILKGQAATDQETAQKGIDRLEEFFASFNVPLRLQQMVPVQDKSTLTSLCQLAVQDACNLTNPKPATQREFMQILDEVW; encoded by the coding sequence GTGCACATTTCTAAATTTGCCATTCCTGAGATTATTTTTGGCCGGGGCAGCCTCAACTATGCCGGGCAGTGTGCCCGCAGTCTGGGTGCTAAAAAAGCGTTTGTTGTGAGTGATGAGGGGATTGAAGAGGCCGGCTGGTTGCAGCACCTGTTGGATGTTCTGGACAGTGAGGGAGTGAAGTGGATCTATTACTCCGGCGTGCTCTCCAATCCCCGTGACTATCAGGTTGAGCAGGGTGCCGAATTTTATCTGAAAAATGATGCGGATGTCATCATCGCCATTGGTGGAGGCAGTGTCCTTGATACGGCTAAGGGGGTGGCGATTATAGCCAGCAACGGCGGTAAAATAAAGGACTATGAAGGGGCAAACCGTGTGCCGCGACCTCTGCCGCCGATGCTGCTGATCACCACCACTGCGGGTAATGGCTCGGATATCAGCCAATTCTGCATCATTACCGACATGGAGCGGAAGGTGAAGATGTCCATTATCACCCGAACGCTGGTGCCGAACATCTCAATTGTTGATCCACTGATCTTGCAGACCAAGACAGAATCTCTCATTGTCGAGTCAGCAGTGGATGCCCTGGCCCATGCCATTGAAGCGTATATGTCACGTATTGCCTCACCGTTTACGGAGATGCATTCCTTAAAAGCCATTGATCTTATTCTCGATCACCTGCAGCCTGCGGTGAAATCGCGCTCTTTAGATGCGCTGGAGCAGCTGAGCATTGCTTCGGTTTCGGCGTCCATGGCCTTCAGTAACGCCGGGCTCGGTGCCGAGCATGCCCTGGCCCATTCGCTGGGCGGGCATTTTGATATGCGTCATGGTGTTGTCCATCCTATTCTCCTACCATCTGTTATGCGGTTTAACCTGCCCTTTAATACCCGAAAAACGGCTGAAATAGGCAAGGTCATCTTAAAGGGACAGGCTGCCACTGATCAGGAAACCGCCCAAAAGGGAATTGACAGGCTTGAAGAATTTTTTGCCTCTTTTAACGTACCGCTCCGCCTGCAGCAGATGGTCCCGGTACAGGATAAATCGACCCTCACCTCTCTTTGTCAGCTGGCAGTCCAGGATGCCTGCAATCTGACCAATCCTAAACCGGCTACCCAGAGAGAGTTTATGCAGATTCTGGACGAGGTGTGGTGA
- a CDS encoding PAS domain-containing sensor histidine kinase: MRHITTLADLIGIEHCKVGFYQEVQTKIELLKNSNRELEEKRKENQALLDGITDLMVVLSDRLIIQRVNHVFMEWFPYEYPVGRHCFDIFRGQQEPCEHCPVLQALDRDEVVKDLCIIKIKGEFKHYEIVASPLKIGRFGERQVLLFKRDVTLEKKFQAQFYQAEKMATVGVLAAGVAHEINNPLTAIHGFAQGLKKRLDRLEEKIDSAVYDDFCEYTDTIMQECMRCRDIVQTLLTFSRPVSSGMAPLDLNQCVVDTLFILKPWLKERSRVTVNTTLSNRTIFIEGDESQLKQVIINLLTNAFDAIEGEGVVQITTRAGDVGSELVIEDSGCGIPEELKEKLFEPFFTTKAVGKGIGIGLSTCYTIVKQHGGRIFVTSVEGTGSTFTITFPAGA, translated from the coding sequence ATGCGTCACATAACCACCCTGGCAGATCTTATCGGCATTGAGCATTGCAAGGTCGGCTTTTATCAGGAAGTGCAGACCAAGATCGAGCTGCTGAAGAATTCCAACCGAGAACTGGAGGAAAAACGAAAAGAAAATCAAGCGCTTCTCGATGGGATTACTGATCTTATGGTAGTACTGTCGGATCGGTTGATTATCCAGCGGGTGAATCATGTTTTCATGGAATGGTTTCCCTATGAATACCCTGTTGGTCGACACTGTTTCGATATCTTTCGAGGACAACAGGAACCCTGTGAGCATTGTCCTGTTTTACAGGCGCTGGATCGGGACGAAGTGGTCAAGGATCTGTGTATTATAAAGATAAAAGGTGAGTTCAAACACTATGAAATTGTCGCCTCTCCCCTGAAAATCGGCCGGTTCGGGGAGCGACAGGTCCTGCTGTTTAAACGGGATGTGACCCTGGAAAAGAAGTTTCAGGCGCAGTTTTATCAGGCCGAGAAGATGGCAACCGTCGGCGTGCTGGCAGCCGGGGTAGCGCATGAAATCAACAACCCTTTAACAGCGATACACGGGTTTGCCCAGGGGCTTAAAAAGAGGCTGGATCGTCTTGAAGAAAAGATCGACAGTGCCGTCTACGATGATTTTTGTGAATATACCGATACAATCATGCAGGAGTGTATGCGCTGTCGGGACATTGTGCAGACGCTGCTCACCTTCAGCCGGCCGGTCAGCTCCGGCATGGCTCCTCTTGACCTGAACCAGTGTGTCGTTGACACACTTTTTATCCTTAAACCATGGTTAAAAGAACGGTCCCGGGTGACGGTAAACACCACGTTAAGTAATCGCACTATTTTTATAGAAGGTGATGAGTCACAGTTGAAACAGGTTATTATAAATCTGTTGACCAACGCCTTTGACGCCATAGAGGGTGAGGGAGTCGTGCAGATCACCACTCGTGCCGGTGATGTCGGCAGCGAGTTGGTGATCGAGGACAGTGGCTGCGGTATTCCTGAGGAACTGAAAGAAAAGCTTTTTGAGCCTTTTTTTACGACAAAAGCTGTCGGTAAAGGCATCGGCATCGGCTTGTCCACCTGCTACACTATCGTTAAACAGCATGGAGGAAGGATCTTTGTTACCAGCGTGGAAGGGACAGGTTCAACGTTTACCATTACCTTTCCGGCAGGAGCATAA
- a CDS encoding sigma-54-dependent transcriptional regulator: MQQQAYSVLVIDDEESIRRLLEKELSNERRAITTAADAVSALTTMRSHWFDVILMDLRLPDVSGLDLLIQTRELAPHTEVIMVTGHGDIDIAVEAMKLGAYDFIRKPFHLDRLDLLVERAHHRVQLARENDRLRHNADNSLQSVRFIGNSQIISEIQFLIKKVAPAKIPVLITGESGVGKDVVARAIHQGSPLSVSPMVVKNCASLQKELARSELFGHVKGAFTGADVSQEGLLSFAHGSTLFLDEIGELPLEVQASLLRVLETGSYRRVGEKEERTVDIRFVFATNRHLQEEVEQGRFNEALFHRINAFNIHVPSLRRRKEDIPLLVDYFLATLGTDQIRYRVVDSAMDCILNYNWPGNIRELRNVIERSIILAENGMITERCLPGELIESAETEGSALSLESIEKQHILKLLNAHGGNRQKTAEVLGISRKTLYRKLQQYSIS; encoded by the coding sequence ATGCAGCAGCAGGCATACTCAGTGCTGGTGATTGACGATGAGGAGTCCATCAGGCGTCTTTTGGAGAAAGAGTTGTCCAATGAGAGACGAGCGATCACAACCGCCGCCGATGCTGTCTCGGCCTTAACGACGATGCGAAGTCATTGGTTTGATGTGATTCTTATGGATCTGCGCCTGCCGGATGTATCGGGCCTGGACTTGCTGATTCAGACCCGGGAACTGGCTCCGCATACCGAAGTCATCATGGTGACCGGTCATGGTGATATCGATATTGCCGTAGAGGCCATGAAGCTTGGCGCCTATGATTTCATCCGCAAACCGTTTCATCTGGATCGGCTCGATCTGCTCGTTGAAAGGGCACATCACCGGGTACAGCTGGCTCGCGAAAACGATCGCTTGCGACATAATGCGGACAACAGTTTGCAGTCAGTGCGATTTATCGGCAACTCGCAGATTATCAGCGAAATTCAGTTTCTCATCAAGAAGGTCGCCCCGGCAAAAATTCCCGTGTTGATTACCGGAGAGTCCGGTGTTGGCAAAGATGTGGTGGCACGTGCTATTCATCAGGGTTCTCCCCTGTCTGTAAGCCCCATGGTGGTAAAAAACTGCGCCTCTTTGCAAAAGGAACTGGCGCGCAGCGAGTTGTTCGGGCATGTTAAAGGAGCGTTTACCGGTGCCGATGTGTCACAGGAGGGACTGTTGTCCTTTGCGCACGGCAGTACGCTGTTTCTTGACGAAATCGGTGAGTTGCCCCTTGAGGTGCAGGCCTCGTTGCTCAGGGTCCTGGAAACCGGCAGTTATCGTCGGGTGGGGGAAAAAGAGGAACGAACCGTTGATATCCGGTTTGTTTTTGCCACGAACCGTCACCTGCAGGAAGAGGTGGAGCAGGGGCGTTTCAATGAGGCGTTGTTTCACCGGATCAACGCCTTTAATATTCATGTCCCTTCTCTCAGACGACGGAAGGAGGATATTCCGCTTCTGGTTGATTATTTTCTGGCAACCCTCGGGACCGACCAGATTCGTTATCGTGTGGTTGACAGTGCCATGGATTGTATCCTCAACTACAACTGGCCCGGCAATATCCGGGAGCTGCGCAACGTGATCGAACGTTCCATCATTCTTGCGGAAAACGGTATGATCACTGAACGCTGTCTGCCGGGAGAGTTGATTGAATCGGCGGAGACCGAAGGGAGTGCTCTTTCCCTGGAGTCCATTGAAAAACAGCATATTCTCAAATTACTGAATGCCCATGGCGGCAACCGTCAAAAAACTGCGGAAGTTTTAGGAATCAGTCGTAAAACCCTGTACCGTAAACTGCAGCAGTATTCCATCAGTTAA
- a CDS encoding molybdopterin-dependent aldehyde oxidoreductase, translated as MIKRKLLVNGIERTVFAEESDLLSDVIRKSLHLTGTKVGCGQGQCGACNIIMDGRLIRSCVTKMSRVPEGAAITTIEGVGTPSDLHALQLAWMIHGGAQCGFCTPGFIVSGKALLDQNPDPSREDIRDWFQRYRNACRCTGYKQLVDSVRDAAKVLQGKISMQDLVYKLPADGKVFGGSMPRPSAVAKVTGTWDFGADAAQRLPEGTLQLALVQAEVSHANILSVDTSEAEKMPGVFKVVTAKDIKGKNRITGLITFPTNKGDGWDRPILCDTKVFQFGDAIAIVCADTEKNAKAAAAKVKVELEELPAYMSAPAAMEPDAIEIHPGTPNVYFIQKIAKGEDTKPVFDKADVVAEGDYYVGRQPHMPIEPDVGFAYHNDEGKLVIHSKSIGLHLHLYMIAPGLGVEPENLILVQNNTGGTFGYKFSPTMEALVGAAAMATERPVYLCYNYFQQQTYTGKRSPFFMNVRMAASKDGALLGMETDWSVDHGPYSEFGDLLTLRGAQFIGAGYDIKNIRGEGRTVCTNHAWGSAFRGYGSPQAEFASEVLMDELAEKLNMDPLELRYKNCYREGATTPTGQDPEVYSLPEMLDKLRPRYEEAKKRVAAESTAEVKRGVGISLGVYGAGLDGPDTSEAYAELNADGTVTIFNTWEDHGQGADMGTLATAHEALRPLGIGPEKIRLVLNDTEFCPNSGPAGGSRSQVMTGQATRIACEELLNAMRKPNGYFRSYDEMMADKIPTKVVGKWTSPGTDCDENGQGNPFSCYMYALFQAEVAVEVATGKTTVEKMICVADAGKIANKLVVDGQIYGGLAQGIGLALTEDFEDIKKHSTLAGAGFPYIKQIPDDMEIIYVETPRPDGPFGASGSGELPLTCPHAAVINAIYNACGARVRHLPALPEKVLAAMPK; from the coding sequence ATGATTAAACGGAAATTGCTTGTAAACGGTATCGAGCGGACGGTGTTTGCAGAAGAGTCTGACCTGTTGTCTGATGTTATCAGAAAGAGTCTGCACCTCACCGGGACCAAAGTCGGCTGTGGCCAGGGACAGTGTGGTGCCTGTAACATCATCATGGACGGCAGGCTGATTCGTTCCTGTGTCACCAAGATGAGCCGGGTTCCAGAGGGAGCGGCTATCACCACCATAGAGGGGGTCGGCACCCCTTCGGATCTGCATGCCCTGCAGCTGGCCTGGATGATCCATGGTGGTGCTCAGTGCGGTTTTTGTACCCCTGGTTTTATTGTTTCCGGCAAGGCCCTGCTGGATCAGAACCCTGACCCCTCCAGAGAGGACATTCGCGACTGGTTTCAAAGGTACCGCAACGCCTGTCGCTGTACCGGCTACAAGCAACTGGTGGATTCAGTGCGAGACGCTGCCAAGGTGCTGCAGGGTAAAATAAGCATGCAGGATCTGGTGTACAAACTGCCGGCAGACGGTAAGGTCTTTGGTGGATCCATGCCTAGGCCGAGTGCGGTGGCCAAGGTCACCGGCACCTGGGATTTCGGTGCCGATGCTGCTCAGCGTTTGCCGGAGGGTACTTTGCAGCTCGCGCTTGTTCAGGCAGAGGTCTCCCATGCCAATATCCTTTCAGTAGACACCAGCGAAGCCGAAAAAATGCCCGGTGTCTTCAAGGTGGTGACGGCCAAGGATATCAAGGGGAAAAACCGGATTACAGGGCTCATCACTTTCCCGACCAATAAAGGTGATGGCTGGGACCGGCCTATTCTGTGTGATACCAAGGTGTTTCAGTTCGGTGATGCCATTGCCATTGTCTGTGCCGATACCGAGAAGAATGCCAAGGCAGCTGCTGCAAAGGTCAAGGTCGAGCTGGAGGAGTTGCCGGCCTACATGAGCGCACCGGCAGCCATGGAGCCCGATGCTATTGAAATTCACCCCGGAACCCCCAACGTGTACTTCATCCAGAAGATTGCCAAGGGAGAGGACACCAAGCCTGTTTTTGACAAGGCGGATGTGGTTGCTGAAGGCGATTATTATGTGGGCCGTCAGCCGCATATGCCCATTGAACCGGATGTCGGGTTTGCCTATCACAACGACGAGGGTAAGCTGGTTATTCACTCCAAATCCATCGGTCTGCATCTGCACCTCTACATGATCGCACCGGGGCTTGGGGTTGAGCCGGAAAACCTGATTCTGGTACAGAACAACACCGGTGGTACCTTTGGCTACAAGTTCAGCCCCACCATGGAGGCCCTGGTCGGTGCGGCTGCCATGGCCACTGAGCGACCGGTTTACCTGTGTTACAACTACTTCCAGCAGCAGACCTATACCGGCAAGCGTTCACCGTTTTTTATGAATGTACGCATGGCGGCAAGCAAGGACGGCGCGCTGCTGGGTATGGAAACCGATTGGTCTGTGGATCATGGACCGTATTCAGAGTTTGGTGATCTGCTCACCCTGCGGGGGGCCCAGTTTATCGGTGCCGGTTACGATATAAAAAACATCCGGGGCGAAGGACGCACCGTGTGCACCAACCACGCCTGGGGTTCGGCTTTCCGCGGTTATGGTTCACCACAGGCTGAATTTGCCTCTGAGGTACTGATGGATGAGCTGGCCGAGAAGTTGAATATGGATCCGCTTGAGTTGCGGTACAAGAACTGCTACCGGGAAGGAGCGACGACCCCGACAGGGCAGGATCCGGAGGTCTATTCTCTTCCTGAAATGCTTGATAAGTTACGTCCCAGGTACGAAGAGGCCAAAAAACGAGTCGCGGCTGAATCAACTGCAGAGGTAAAACGCGGTGTCGGTATCTCGCTGGGCGTGTACGGCGCAGGGCTTGACGGTCCGGACACCTCAGAGGCCTATGCAGAGCTGAATGCCGACGGCACTGTTACCATCTTTAACACCTGGGAAGATCATGGGCAGGGGGCTGATATGGGAACCCTGGCCACGGCTCACGAAGCACTGCGACCTTTGGGGATCGGTCCGGAAAAGATCAGACTGGTATTAAACGATACCGAATTCTGTCCCAACTCAGGACCGGCAGGTGGTAGCCGCAGCCAGGTTATGACCGGGCAGGCGACCCGAATTGCCTGTGAAGAGCTGCTGAATGCCATGAGAAAGCCGAATGGATATTTTCGCAGTTACGATGAGATGATGGCTGACAAGATCCCGACCAAGGTTGTTGGCAAGTGGACCTCTCCTGGGACGGACTGTGATGAAAACGGACAGGGCAACCCCTTTAGTTGTTATATGTACGCTCTGTTCCAGGCTGAGGTGGCTGTAGAGGTTGCCACCGGTAAGACCACCGTGGAGAAGATGATCTGTGTTGCCGACGCCGGTAAAATTGCCAACAAACTGGTGGTGGATGGGCAGATTTATGGCGGTCTGGCCCAGGGGATCGGGTTGGCGCTCACCGAGGACTTTGAAGATATCAAAAAACATTCAACACTCGCAGGTGCCGGCTTCCCGTACATCAAACAGATTCCCGATGATATGGAAATTATCTACGTGGAAACACCCAGGCCGGATGGTCCCTTCGGTGCATCAGGAAGTGGTGAGCTGCCCCTTACCTGCCCGCATGCCGCGGTTATAAACGCTATCTACAATGCATGTGGTGCTCGTGTTCGTCATCTCCCGGCTCTTCCTGAAAAAGTGTTGGCCGCCATGCCCAAATAA